In uncultured Desulfobacter sp., one DNA window encodes the following:
- a CDS encoding DUF748 domain-containing protein → MMKKYFTLKIVALSAAILFVLYFLLTGLVAPWAGKRIAVNSLTKALGRQTRIESITFNPFTLEARVKNFTIESKISGENLASVQEFYLNLSISSLLHFAPVVSDIQVMAPKVSLHLNQDNTFNISDLLEGKKADSEPEAETAEDEPNTLFEFRVSNVKITDAALIFTDHIRSVTHSVEQLNVDLPLVSTMEKDLATQIKAVMNCLVDKARVDINVAGVPFDATRKMSFSLNMQPLDLSSFAPYIDLPDPYRINSAGNLAVIVSGEYEIPVGKTVADQKLAVNLQTFVKNFDLDNLSGGDLFACPQLKVNASSQNVFDMNFLVDEVLVDQASLFVERNAQGGINLVPSGSGANVAAPPKTPAQMPDTSRAVAQVDVPPDQVVQADTSADGKEMPPADEGQPSKASADNSTSGETDAESALASAITNENETTSIQQGSEIPAETNTAKDPIVQKPAAPKQESKESVKPVIELSLPFTVKINQAAVKDMHIRFSDKMVSPAVIKEISSLDFILTDADIGSKAAGKFDVHILTGDDEEIKTVGDFHVENDVDANGSVFVNGIDLKNFRPYLAPYLGDNVTLENVAVNLNFKARLSQTGLGIEVSDGQVTLDKFGLTEQGKDTPLVNFDQLALSKIACNLLKQEAEVGLVELHKAQVEVNRDKKGRMDLLVAIEQALKIGGDPKETATTAKPVPQKQAVPKQDEKSTPPPAWVATIHKTVLDQCRVQLTDQAKKEPVNVVMNDLGVTVENISTKKGETSTFNASMTNKNEGKINLDGSFDISGPAATVNIDLNRIDVNTAEPYFTDFLKISISKGYLNTKGTVVVTPAKKKSEPPKVTYKGQISLNNFLSKNKVDDTDFFRCKSLYATGMDISVNPMKVVIDQIALTDFYQRAILNQDAQLNYKQIIVEQPEDKSAAKGKSKPKAASGKGGSEIPDIRINAITLQGGHINFSDYFTKPNFTANMTEIAGSLTGLSSKGQTHAQLVLKGVHGGYAPLDITGQLDPLKDNRFIDLTISFKNIELPKFNVYSKKFLGYEIEKGKLILDLHYNIDGDQLNSNNRVLFDQLTLGKKVDSKDAISLPLEFAISLLKNSKGEIDLDLPITGDISDPKFHFGKVVGTVLKNFIMGIVTAPFKFLGGLVGVGSGQDLGYVTFDPGKSLLDQAQKEKLDKLATVLGKKPKLKLEIMSRYNQLKDAEQLRYEAYEAMVLSMDKRLPEDGTVKLTDLDEEKRTKLIEKAYDKAEFPKPRDESGKEKELTLDEKEKLLVTSMPLDGEALSDLGRERGHVIAHYLTEIGKIDIIRVFVTEPDPVPQDEENNARIKATFNLK, encoded by the coding sequence ATGATGAAGAAATATTTTACGTTAAAAATAGTCGCTTTAAGTGCTGCCATCCTATTTGTGCTTTACTTTCTTTTGACAGGACTTGTTGCCCCCTGGGCCGGAAAACGCATTGCTGTAAATTCTTTGACCAAAGCCCTTGGAAGGCAGACTCGGATTGAATCCATAACGTTTAATCCTTTCACCCTGGAAGCACGGGTTAAAAATTTTACTATTGAAAGTAAAATCAGTGGAGAGAATTTGGCCTCGGTTCAGGAATTTTATCTCAACCTGTCTATCTCATCTCTACTTCATTTCGCCCCGGTGGTTTCGGATATTCAGGTGATGGCGCCTAAAGTTTCCCTTCATTTAAACCAGGACAACACTTTCAATATTTCAGATCTTCTTGAAGGGAAGAAAGCCGATTCTGAACCGGAGGCGGAGACTGCAGAAGATGAGCCTAATACCTTGTTTGAATTTCGGGTGTCTAATGTAAAAATTACGGACGCAGCTTTGATTTTCACTGATCATATCCGTTCCGTCACCCATTCAGTGGAACAGCTAAACGTTGACCTCCCCTTGGTCAGCACCATGGAAAAGGATTTGGCAACACAGATAAAAGCCGTTATGAACTGCCTGGTGGATAAGGCCCGGGTGGATATTAATGTAGCAGGGGTGCCCTTTGATGCCACCCGGAAAATGTCGTTTTCACTGAACATGCAGCCCCTGGATCTCAGTTCTTTTGCCCCCTATATCGATCTACCTGACCCCTATAGAATTAACTCCGCCGGTAATCTTGCCGTAATCGTTTCTGGTGAATATGAGATCCCGGTGGGAAAGACCGTTGCAGACCAAAAGCTTGCTGTCAACCTCCAGACTTTCGTTAAAAATTTTGATTTGGACAACCTATCCGGAGGCGATTTGTTTGCCTGCCCCCAGCTGAAGGTGAATGCCTCATCCCAGAATGTATTTGACATGAATTTTTTGGTGGATGAGGTGCTCGTTGATCAGGCCTCTTTGTTTGTTGAACGTAATGCGCAAGGGGGCATTAACCTTGTTCCCTCGGGGTCTGGGGCCAACGTGGCAGCGCCCCCAAAGACGCCTGCCCAAATGCCGGACACGTCACGCGCTGTTGCCCAGGTAGATGTCCCCCCGGATCAGGTTGTTCAGGCTGATACGTCCGCAGATGGAAAAGAGATGCCCCCGGCCGATGAGGGCCAACCTTCAAAGGCTTCTGCTGATAATTCAACGTCCGGTGAAACAGATGCTGAATCCGCCTTAGCCTCGGCTATAACAAACGAAAATGAGACGACATCGATACAGCAAGGTTCAGAGATACCGGCCGAAACCAACACTGCCAAAGATCCGATCGTTCAGAAGCCGGCGGCACCAAAGCAAGAGAGCAAAGAATCTGTTAAACCGGTAATTGAACTGTCTTTACCGTTTACTGTGAAAATTAATCAGGCTGCCGTGAAAGATATGCATATTCGTTTTAGTGATAAGATGGTGTCACCGGCGGTAATCAAAGAGATCTCCAGTTTGGATTTTATTCTTACTGACGCGGATATAGGTTCTAAGGCTGCAGGAAAATTTGATGTTCATATTCTGACCGGCGATGATGAAGAGATAAAAACGGTAGGCGATTTTCATGTTGAAAATGATGTGGATGCCAATGGCAGCGTTTTTGTTAACGGCATTGATTTGAAGAATTTTCGTCCCTATCTGGCTCCCTATCTTGGCGATAATGTCACCCTCGAAAATGTGGCTGTGAATTTGAACTTCAAGGCAAGACTGTCCCAGACGGGTTTAGGCATCGAGGTCTCCGACGGTCAGGTGACCCTGGATAAATTCGGTCTGACCGAGCAGGGCAAAGACACGCCTCTGGTGAACTTCGATCAACTGGCATTATCAAAGATTGCCTGCAATCTGTTAAAGCAAGAGGCCGAGGTGGGCCTTGTGGAACTGCATAAGGCACAGGTTGAGGTGAATCGGGATAAAAAAGGCCGGATGGATTTGCTTGTTGCCATTGAACAGGCGCTGAAAATAGGTGGTGATCCTAAAGAAACTGCCACGACAGCCAAGCCTGTACCGCAAAAACAGGCAGTGCCAAAACAGGATGAAAAGTCCACGCCTCCCCCTGCCTGGGTTGCAACGATTCATAAAACGGTTTTAGACCAGTGCCGGGTGCAACTCACTGATCAGGCTAAAAAAGAGCCGGTGAATGTAGTGATGAACGATCTTGGTGTCACGGTTGAAAATATCTCCACAAAAAAAGGGGAAACATCAACATTCAATGCATCCATGACCAATAAGAACGAGGGCAAAATTAACCTTGATGGAAGTTTTGATATCTCAGGGCCTGCCGCAACCGTAAACATAGACCTTAACCGGATTGACGTGAATACGGCAGAGCCCTATTTTACGGATTTTTTAAAAATCTCAATATCCAAGGGGTATTTAAACACAAAGGGCACAGTGGTTGTGACACCTGCCAAAAAGAAAAGTGAGCCGCCAAAAGTTACATACAAGGGCCAGATTTCCCTTAACAATTTTTTGTCTAAAAATAAGGTGGATGACACAGATTTTTTTAGATGCAAATCCCTGTACGCCACAGGCATGGATATTTCAGTAAATCCCATGAAGGTTGTGATAGATCAAATTGCACTGACCGATTTCTACCAGCGGGCCATACTGAACCAAGATGCCCAGCTCAATTATAAACAGATCATAGTAGAACAACCCGAAGACAAGAGTGCGGCAAAAGGTAAATCCAAACCCAAGGCGGCGTCGGGCAAGGGCGGCAGTGAAATACCTGATATCCGCATTAATGCCATTACCCTCCAGGGGGGGCATATTAATTTCAGTGATTATTTTACCAAACCCAATTTTACCGCCAACATGACCGAGATTGCGGGCAGCCTCACAGGTCTGTCTTCTAAAGGCCAGACCCATGCCCAGCTTGTCCTTAAAGGTGTCCATGGCGGGTATGCCCCTTTGGATATTACCGGTCAGCTCGATCCATTAAAGGACAATCGCTTTATTGATTTGACGATCTCTTTTAAAAATATTGAACTGCCTAAGTTCAATGTGTATTCCAAAAAATTTCTTGGGTATGAAATTGAAAAGGGAAAGCTTATCCTGGATCTGCATTATAATATAGACGGAGATCAGCTTAATTCAAACAATCGCGTCCTGTTTGATCAATTGACTTTAGGTAAGAAAGTGGACAGTAAAGATGCGATCTCTCTTCCTTTGGAATTTGCCATTTCCCTGCTTAAAAATTCCAAGGGGGAGATTGACCTGGATCTGCCTATTACTGGCGATATCAGTGATCCCAAATTTCATTTCGGAAAGGTTGTGGGAACGGTTTTGAAAAATTTTATTATGGGGATTGTGACGGCCCCGTTCAAATTTCTTGGCGGTCTTGTGGGTGTCGGCAGTGGTCAGGATCTGGGATATGTAACGTTCGATCCGGGAAAAAGTTTGCTGGATCAGGCCCAGAAAGAAAAATTGGACAAGCTTGCAACGGTGCTAGGTAAAAAACCGAAATTAAAACTGGAAATCATGAGCCGTTACAATCAACTTAAAGACGCTGAGCAGCTAAGATATGAGGCCTATGAAGCCATGGTGTTATCCATGGATAAAAGATTACCTGAAGATGGCACGGTGAAACTTACCGATTTAGATGAAGAGAAACGTACCAAGCTCATTGAAAAGGCCTATGACAAGGCTGAGTTCCCCAAGCCCAGAGATGAGTCCGGCAAGGAAAAAGAGTTGACCCTGGATGAAAAAGAAAAGCTCCTGGTCACCAGCATGCCCCTGGATGGGGAAGCCTTAAGTGACCTCGGACGGGAACGTGGCCATGTAATTGCCCATTATCTGACAGAAATCGGCAAGATTGATATAATACGTGTATTTGTTACAGAGCCTGATCCTGTTCCCCAGGATGAAGAAAACAATGCCAGGATCAAGGCGACCTTTAATTTGAAATAA